A DNA window from Brassica napus cultivar Da-Ae chromosome A4, Da-Ae, whole genome shotgun sequence contains the following coding sequences:
- the LOC125608139 gene encoding uncharacterized protein LOC125608139, whose amino-acid sequence MFKKKHLAYLVSKAARVFRVCDFYTYFHKIKMVDLGCADYLTRVGFEHWTRSHSHGMRYNVMTSNVAESLNPALSEAREREAAASCGGLVTPKVEELIFKNFDVSTGFVVRHINKAEYEVKGMDCVTFIVNLEQKNCSCLEFDMLLIPCVHASAAAIHSNRRVDSLVGEKYTRNICAARYSMSINPKGSYKAHAPEPDTLGSLQLAPPKTRHPPRRPKKSRILSKGEFKFTRGGGLGRKVRTCRRCGGTDHNRATCKMPI is encoded by the exons ATGTTTAAGAAGAAACACTTAGCCTACCTAGTGTCTAAAGCGGCAAGGGTTTTTCGTGTTTGTGACTTTTACACCTACTTCCACAAAATCAAGATGGTTGATCTTGGTTGTGCTGATTATCTAACAAGGGTGGGCTTCGAGCACTGGACCAGGTCGCACTCACACGGAATGCGCTATAATGTCATGACTAGCAATGTTGCCGAGTCGCTCAATCCAGCTCTTTCTGAAGCACGCGA ACGTGAGGCTGCGGCCAGTTGTGGTGGTCTTGTTACTCCAAAGGTTGAGGAGCTTATCTTCAAAAATTTTGATGTTTCGACTGGTTTTGTGGTCCGTCACATTAACAAAGCTGAGTACGAGGTGAAGGGGATGGACTGCGTAACCTTTATAGTTAACTTGGAGCAAAAGAATTGCAGCTGTCTGGAGTTCGATATGCTCCTAATTCCTTGTGTCCATGCTAGTGCTGCTGCAATACATTCGAATAGAAGGGTGGATTCTCTTGTTGGTGAGAAGTACACGAGAAACATTTGCGCAGCGAGGTACTCAATGAGCATCAACCCAAAAGGCAGCTACAAGGCTCATGCACCCGAGCCAGATACACTTGGTTCACTGCAGTTAGCACCTCCAAAGACCAGGCATCCCCCCAGAAGGCCCAAGAAATCAAGGATCCTGTCAAAGGGTGAATTCAAG TTCACAAGGGGTGGTGGCTTGGGTCGCAAAGTCAGAACTTGTCGCAGATGTGGTGGAACGGATCACAACCGAGCCACTTGCAAGATGCCTATATAA